From Mercenaria mercenaria strain notata chromosome 17, MADL_Memer_1, whole genome shotgun sequence, the proteins below share one genomic window:
- the LOC123537428 gene encoding renalase-like, producing the protein MLSGSSVAVIGGGISGLVCANRLSQLGINNTTVFDTGKHAPGGRCSSRQVIIDGRAHVFDHSAQYFTVTDSRFAKIVSYLHRKGAVKIWNGKLGHLKSGKFSVDKNITQAFIGVNGMQDIPKCLAETLNLKNSTWAGNVSWEAASKKWRVDRHGYFDYLVIAHNGKCADKLMSSAGAPQVHRLTQVRFCHQPDLKDKRMQLCSLWALLVSFPTPLKLPFEGVHVEDTDISWMANNTAKLRDPSRQQTTSNECWTVFSTRQFGSRNKCPQENIPPKVEKEVTDRLLQAMKRVTGLAQLPVPNYTRVQLWGAAVPMNILKTGDECVFDGQHNVGICGDWLTSPCIQGAVVSGLALAERINKHYTGADTSSTVLVPDFVAADGGIIGAFPTDANMVFKPSK; encoded by the exons ATGTTGTCCGGATCATCAGTAGCAGTGATTGGAGGCGGGATTTCAGGCCTTGTTTGTGCTAACAGATTGTCACAGCTTGGAATCAACAACACAACTGTATTTGATACAG GGAAGCATGCACCAGGTGGACGTTGTTCAAGTCGTCAGGTGATAATTGATGGCCGCGCACATGTGTTTGATCATTCAGCGCAGTATTTCACAGTTACTGATTCTCGCTTTGCAAAAATTGTCTCATACCTACACAGGAAAGGTGCTGTGAAGATTTGGAATGGAAAATTAGGACATTTAAAATCTGGAAAATTCTCTGTAGATAAAAACATAACTCAAGCCTTTATTGGAGTTAATGGGATGCAAGACATCCCAAAATGCCTTGCTGAAACTTTGAATCTTAAAAACTCAACATGGGCTGGAAATGTGAGCTGGGAAGCTGCCTCAAAAAAGTGGAGAGTTGACAGACATGGTTACTTTGACTACTTAGTTATAGCTCATAATGGAAAGTGTGCGGATAAATTAATGTCTAGTGCAGGTGCTCCTCAGGTTCATAGACTGACTCAGGTGCGATTTTGTCACCAACCAGATTTAAAGGATAAAAGAATGCAGCTGTGTTCATTATGGGCATTACTTGTGTCATTTCCAACTCCATTAAAACTTCCTTTTGAAG GTGtacatgtagaagatacagataTCTCTTGGATGGCAAACAATACAGCCAAGCTACGAGATCCTTCTAGACAACAGACAACCTCCAATGAGTGTTGGACAGTATTCAGTACACGACAGTTTGGATCTAG AAATAAATGCCCTCAAGAAAACATACCACCAAAGGTTGAGAAGGAGGTGACAGATAGACTTTTACAAGCTATGAAAAGAGTGACTGGTCTGGCCCAATTACCAGTTCCTAATTACACAAGGGTTCAACTATGGGGTGCGGCTGTACCGatgaatattttaaag ACTGGAGATGAATGTGTATTTGATGGTCAACATAATGTTGGAATCTGTGGTGACTGGTTGACCAGTCCATGTATACAGGGTGCGGTGGTCAGTGGTCTGGCCCTGGCAGAAAGAATAAATAAGCATTATACAG gAGCTGACACGAGCAGTACAGTACTGGTACCCGACTTTGTGGCAGCTGATGGAGGAATCATTGGAGCATTTCCTACAGATGCAAACATGGTTTTCAAACCCAGTAAATGA